The Candidatus Tanganyikabacteria bacterium nucleotide sequence TCTGGACCGGTATCTCGGAACCAAGGTCCCGCCCCTGGCGCGCCGCCAGGGCAGGCAGCAAACGCCGGTGGTGGTCGGCGGGGGCGGCGATCGCGTTCTGGTGGGCAAGTAAAGTGCGGCGATCGGTTTCGGGGGCGGCGACGGGTTCGGCGTCCGTATCCCGGGTCGCCGTGGTGCTGCGGCAGCACGACGCACCCGGTGGGGCAGAAGCAGGCGAACAGTTGGGGCCTGTACGACATGGCGGGCAACGTGTGGGAGTGGTGCCGAGACCGGGACGGTTCCTACCGGGGCGGCAGCGTGACGGATCCAGCGGATTCCACGACAGGCTCGTACCGGGTGAGCCGCGGCGGGTCGTGGGGCTACTACGCGCAGTTCGCGCGGGCGGCGTACCGCCTCAGCCGCGCCCCGGGCGCCCGCTACCACCGCCTCGGCTTTCGCCTTTCCAGGTCGAGCAGCTAGTCGACTGCTGACTTGGGGGCGTAGGACCCCGTGCCCCGCTGCTCGACTACCAAGCCTCGATGTGCCGATCAGGCTGCCTTGCCCCGACTCCGGGAAATGGGAGCCCTGCCCTCAAAGAGTCCCGCTCGCCTGGCCCTGAACCGTGGGGGTCTGCTCATAGACAGGCGCCTTGCGGCGTGATTCCTCGGCCACCTGCTTGCGCACCCGTGCCGCCAGGCCCGGGATGTCCTTCTCGCCGGCAAGCAAAGCGTCGATGAGGTAGTACGTGAAGAGTCGCTGCGAGCGGGGCCGGTACTCGTTGGCGAACTGGTTGCCCTCGCTGGCCGCGAGCACCGTGATGCGCCGGGGATCGGGAATCGCCGAGGTGGGGGTCACCATGACCGGGGCCACGCCCTTGAAGAGCAGCGCCTGCGGGCCCGTGCGGCCCGAGAAGCACGCGTCGAGGATGACCACGATGCGCTTCGCCCGACTGCCCGCCAGGGTTGCCAGGACATTCTCGACGCGCACGTCATCCTCTTCAAGCGTC carries:
- a CDS encoding formylglycine-generating enzyme family protein, with amino-acid sequence SGPVSRNQGPAPGAPPGQAANAGGGRRGRRSRSGGQVKCGDRFRGRRRVRRPYPGSPWCCGSTTHPVGQKQANSWGLYDMAGNVWEWCRDRDGSYRGGSVTDPADSTTGSYRVSRGGSWGYYAQFARAAYRLSRAPGARYHRLGFRLSRSSS